One stretch of Prunus persica cultivar Lovell chromosome G1, Prunus_persica_NCBIv2, whole genome shotgun sequence DNA includes these proteins:
- the LOC18791802 gene encoding NAC domain-containing protein 104 isoform X2 produces MGDDQFKLPPGFRFDPTDEELVVHFLQRKAALLPFHPDVIPDLHLYPYDPWELDGKALREGNKWYFYSRRTQNRVTSNGYWKALGVEEPVITRSSCNSTHKVGMKRYLAFYVGEAPNSGIKTNWIMHEYRLSPLSAGDGASSSSSSSTTTRSSKRRGHLKTEFSEYVLCRVYERDEDDDDDDDGTVLSCLDEVFLSLDDLDEISLPI; encoded by the exons ATGGGAGATGACCAGTTTAAGCTCCCTCCTGGATTTCGATTTGACCCGACGGACGAAGAGCTTGTAGTTCATTTCCTTCAACGTAAGGCAGCTCTCTTACCTTTCCATCCCGACGTCATTCCCGATCTCCATCTCTACCCATATGATCCATGGGAACTAGATG gTAAGGCTCTACGTGAGGGAAATAAGTGGTACTTCTACAGCAGGAGGACGCAGAATCGGGTTACAAGCAATGGGTATTGGAAGGCATTAGGCGTTGAGGAACCAGTGATCACAAGAAGCTCTTGTAATTCTACGCACAAAGTTGGGATGAAAAGATACTTGGCTTTTTACGTCGGAGAAGCTCCAAATTCAGGCATCAAAACTAATTGGATAATGCATGAATATCGTCTCTCTCCACTCTCAGCAGGAGAtggagcttcttcttcttcttcttcttccaccaCAACAAGATCATCCAAAAGAAGAGGGCATCTCAAAACA GAATTTAGTGAATACGTTCTATGTCGAGTCTACGAGCGTGATGAagatgacgacgacgacgatgaTGGGACAGTGCTTTCATGCTTGGACGAGGTGTTCTTATCTTTGGATGACCTTGATGAAATAAGTTTGCCAATTTAA
- the LOC18791802 gene encoding NAC domain-containing protein 104 isoform X1, with translation MGDDQFKLPPGFRFDPTDEELVVHFLQRKAALLPFHPDVIPDLHLYPYDPWELDGKALREGNKWYFYSRRTQNRVTSNGYWKALGVEEPVITRSSCNSTHKVGMKRYLAFYVGEAPNSGIKTNWIMHEYRLSPLSAGDGASSSSSSSTTTRSSKRRGHLKTVNNEFSEYVLCRVYERDEDDDDDDDGTVLSCLDEVFLSLDDLDEISLPI, from the exons ATGGGAGATGACCAGTTTAAGCTCCCTCCTGGATTTCGATTTGACCCGACGGACGAAGAGCTTGTAGTTCATTTCCTTCAACGTAAGGCAGCTCTCTTACCTTTCCATCCCGACGTCATTCCCGATCTCCATCTCTACCCATATGATCCATGGGAACTAGATG gTAAGGCTCTACGTGAGGGAAATAAGTGGTACTTCTACAGCAGGAGGACGCAGAATCGGGTTACAAGCAATGGGTATTGGAAGGCATTAGGCGTTGAGGAACCAGTGATCACAAGAAGCTCTTGTAATTCTACGCACAAAGTTGGGATGAAAAGATACTTGGCTTTTTACGTCGGAGAAGCTCCAAATTCAGGCATCAAAACTAATTGGATAATGCATGAATATCGTCTCTCTCCACTCTCAGCAGGAGAtggagcttcttcttcttcttcttcttccaccaCAACAAGATCATCCAAAAGAAGAGGGCATCTCAAAACAGTTAATAAT GAATTTAGTGAATACGTTCTATGTCGAGTCTACGAGCGTGATGAagatgacgacgacgacgatgaTGGGACAGTGCTTTCATGCTTGGACGAGGTGTTCTTATCTTTGGATGACCTTGATGAAATAAGTTTGCCAATTTAA